In Thermodesulfobacteriota bacterium, the following proteins share a genomic window:
- a CDS encoding DUF2442 domain-containing protein encodes MSQSPLIMAVRTMGHLNLSIDWSTNETLAVDLAGLMAGSAVLAPLGNDAFFAQVTVEEWGHGLDWPGGLDLGADLLYKLGREQAGLLSPSQFDRWMRENNLTLSTAAEALGMSRRMIAHYRTGSRPIPRVVQLACLGWEVAQRQRAA; translated from the coding sequence GTGAGCCAATCACCGCTGATCATGGCTGTCCGTACAATGGGACATCTCAACCTGTCCATCGACTGGAGCACCAACGAAACCCTGGCCGTCGATCTTGCCGGCCTGATGGCCGGTTCCGCGGTTCTGGCCCCTTTGGGCAACGACGCCTTCTTCGCTCAGGTGACGGTGGAGGAGTGGGGTCACGGCCTGGACTGGCCCGGCGGCCTGGATCTGGGGGCAGACCTGCTCTACAAGCTGGGCCGGGAGCAGGCCGGGCTGCTGAGCCCGTCCCAATTCGACCGTTGGATGCGGGAGAACAACCTTACCCTCAGCACCGCCGCCGAGGCCCTGGGCATGTCCCGGCGCATGATCGCCCACTACCGCACCGGCTCCCGGCCGATCCCCCGGGTGGTGCAGCTGGCCTGTCTGGGCTGGGAGGTGGCACAAAGACAGCGAGCGGCCTGA
- a CDS encoding bifunctional riboflavin kinase/FAD synthetase, translated as MDIYRSLAEISRPFHEPSVTIGNFDGVHLGHQTLFAEVVSRAFRSGGAGVAITFHPHPLQVVRPDRGVKLISSFEQKVEMITLAGINALVVIPFTREFAAMSAQDFVDRVLVGTVGVKDLVVGYDYAFGRGRQGDIPFLRAQGAEKGFSVSVVEPFYVDGMLVSSTKIRELVAEGRMREVGKLLGRPYQIRGTVRMGKRRGGPVVGFPTANLQILEEDLCPRHGVYVTQVVLAGRCYGGVMNIGYNPTFGDQELSAETHIFDFDGDLYGHRIKLNLLEFLRPERKFAGPAELAAQIQEDSLLARRILGNAQKELLLACADPYNR; from the coding sequence ATGGACATCTATCGCAGCCTGGCCGAGATCAGCCGCCCCTTCCATGAGCCGTCGGTCACCATCGGCAACTTCGACGGCGTGCACCTGGGCCACCAGACCCTGTTCGCCGAGGTGGTCAGCCGGGCCTTCCGCAGCGGCGGCGCCGGCGTGGCCATCACCTTCCATCCCCACCCCCTGCAGGTGGTGCGGCCGGACCGGGGGGTGAAGCTCATCTCCAGCTTCGAGCAGAAGGTGGAGATGATCACCCTGGCCGGCATCAACGCCCTGGTGGTGATCCCGTTTACCCGGGAGTTCGCCGCCATGAGCGCCCAGGATTTCGTGGACCGGGTGCTGGTGGGCACCGTGGGGGTGAAGGATCTGGTGGTGGGCTACGACTACGCCTTCGGCCGCGGCCGCCAGGGGGATATCCCCTTCCTGCGCGCCCAGGGCGCGGAAAAGGGCTTCTCGGTGTCGGTGGTGGAGCCCTTCTACGTGGACGGCATGCTGGTCAGCTCCACCAAGATCCGGGAGCTGGTGGCCGAAGGGCGGATGCGGGAGGTGGGCAAGCTCCTGGGCCGGCCGTATCAGATCCGGGGCACGGTGCGGATGGGCAAGCGCCGGGGCGGCCCGGTGGTGGGCTTTCCCACCGCCAATCTGCAGATCCTGGAGGAGGACCTGTGCCCCCGGCACGGGGTCTACGTCACCCAGGTGGTCCTTGCCGGCCGCTGCTACGGCGGGGTCATGAACATCGGCTACAACCCCACCTTCGGCGACCAGGAGCTCTCCGCCGAGACCCACATCTTCGACTTCGACGGCGACCTCTACGGCCACCGGATCAAGCTCAATCTGCTGGAGTTCCTGCGGCCGGAAAGAAAGTTCGCCGGCCCGGCGGAGCTGGCCGCCCAGATCCAGGAAGACAGCCTCCTGGCCCGGCGCATTCTGGGGAATGCCCAGAAAGAGCTGCTCCTGGCCTGCGCCGACCCGTACAACCGCTAA